The following proteins are encoded in a genomic region of bacterium:
- a CDS encoding ribosome recycling factor codes for MPSEELDAFTQECERTIEHFRAELQKTKTGRASTGILEGVMVDYYGTQTPLNSLGLINVAEARLLTIQVYDTGAVDAVEKAIHQSGLGLNPSRDGSLIRVPIPALTEERRKEIVKRLNKQGEDMKITIRNHRRAVIDILSKQKKEGDISEDDLNTLKKEVQGITDKYTAQVDELLQKKENEVLEV; via the coding sequence ATGCCATCTGAAGAACTTGATGCCTTTACCCAAGAATGCGAAAGAACAATAGAGCACTTTCGCGCAGAGCTTCAAAAAACAAAAACTGGCAGAGCTTCAACCGGCATCCTCGAAGGGGTCATGGTAGACTACTATGGAACTCAGACTCCTCTTAATTCCCTTGGACTGATTAACGTCGCAGAGGCCAGGTTGTTGACTATTCAAGTTTATGACACTGGAGCTGTGGATGCTGTTGAAAAAGCCATCCACCAATCTGGATTAGGCCTTAATCCGTCGCGTGATGGCAGTTTGATACGAGTCCCTATACCTGCGTTGACTGAGGAGCGACGAAAAGAAATCGTGAAAAGACTCAATAAGCAGGGCGAAGATATGAAGATTACTATCCGAAATCATCGGAGAGCAGTTATCGATATACTGAGTAAGCAAAAGAAGGAAGGGGATATTTCCGAGGACGATCTCAATACGCTCAAGAAAGAAGTGCAGGGCATCACTGATAAATATACTGCACAAGTTGATGAGCTGCTCCAGAAGAAGGAAAACGAAGTACTTGAGGTGTAA
- the tsf gene encoding translation elongation factor Ts — protein sequence MSAAISAALVKELREKTGAGMMDCKGALQEANGDVNGAIEILRKKGLKDLGKRAGKIAAEGTVGIYVHAGSQVGVLVELNCETDFVARGEDFQKAAAEIALHVAAMKPKYVTTEEIPSEIVKKEEEIIIESLNDAQKAKADKIIPGKLKKFFEECVLLEQPFVKDDSGKKTVRDIIEELGVKCGEKVTIRRFQRFEVGEGIEKSSGQSFADEVAATIASG from the coding sequence ATGTCAGCAGCAATTTCAGCAGCACTGGTAAAAGAGCTACGAGAGAAGACTGGAGCTGGTATGATGGACTGTAAGGGAGCCCTTCAGGAAGCTAATGGTGATGTGAATGGCGCAATAGAGATATTACGAAAGAAAGGTTTAAAAGACCTTGGAAAACGAGCTGGTAAGATTGCAGCGGAAGGTACTGTGGGTATTTATGTCCACGCTGGAAGTCAGGTCGGAGTGCTTGTAGAACTTAATTGCGAAACAGACTTCGTGGCACGGGGAGAAGACTTCCAAAAAGCAGCCGCTGAGATCGCGCTGCATGTTGCTGCGATGAAGCCAAAGTATGTGACTACTGAGGAAATCCCCTCTGAAATTGTGAAGAAGGAAGAGGAGATCATCATTGAATCCTTGAATGATGCTCAGAAAGCGAAAGCCGACAAAATTATCCCTGGAAAGCTGAAGAAATTCTTTGAGGAATGCGTTTTACTTGAGCAGCCATTTGTGAAAGATGATTCAGGCAAAAAAACCGTGAGAGATATCATCGAAGAGCTCGGAGTAAAGTGCGGAGAGAAAGTCACCATCCGGCGCTTTCAACGCTTTGAGGTTGGCGAAGGCATTGAAAAGAGCTCGGGACAGAGCTTTGCTGACGAGGTGGCAGCAACCATCGCTAGTGGATAA
- the rseP gene encoding RIP metalloprotease RseP gives MSIITAILALGILVFVHELGHFLFAKLFSVQVLEFAVGFGPRIWGRQFRGTAYSIRAIPLGGYVRMAGESPLDFESASPTVSENNTPPDQEKGDTTSEEPMSGAADLASESLTDELSDDSFLPPVTTDRNRWFLSQSYIPKFLIVFAGPLFNVLFAILLAWFALFLFGKATSVEIAKIGATIPDLPAEQAGIQAGDTVIRINGKEITLWDEMARTIQNSAGASLQLDLDRDGEIVSLTLTPTLEQSELDILLDDDEYRERYKVGIIPATTREAAGFFEAATLGVQQVLFISELTLKGLYGMIKGRLSTDSISGPLYIFKHGADAAQSGIDRLIDFMVFLSVSLALLNLLPIPVLDGGHLVFFTIEAIKGSPVSMRLQQIATQIGMLFLLGLMLFAVSNDIKKLFG, from the coding sequence ATGAGTATTATTACAGCCATTCTGGCACTCGGCATTCTCGTCTTTGTTCACGAACTCGGACATTTTCTTTTCGCCAAGCTTTTCTCGGTGCAAGTGCTTGAATTCGCTGTCGGCTTCGGTCCGCGAATCTGGGGGCGCCAGTTCCGCGGGACAGCATATTCCATTAGAGCCATTCCGCTGGGTGGCTATGTAAGAATGGCTGGAGAGAGTCCTCTAGACTTTGAAAGTGCTTCCCCAACTGTCTCTGAAAATAACACTCCTCCTGACCAAGAAAAGGGTGACACGACGAGCGAAGAGCCTATGAGTGGAGCCGCAGATCTCGCTTCGGAAAGCCTAACAGATGAGCTCAGCGATGATTCGTTCTTACCACCAGTAACAACGGATCGTAATAGGTGGTTTCTTTCGCAATCTTATATACCTAAGTTCCTGATTGTCTTCGCTGGACCCTTATTTAATGTCTTGTTCGCAATTTTACTTGCTTGGTTCGCGTTGTTTTTATTCGGCAAGGCAACTTCTGTGGAGATAGCAAAAATAGGCGCGACCATTCCAGACTTACCTGCTGAGCAAGCTGGAATTCAGGCAGGTGATACCGTGATTCGAATAAATGGAAAAGAGATTACCCTGTGGGATGAAATGGCACGAACTATTCAAAACTCTGCGGGAGCGTCGCTACAACTTGACCTCGATAGAGATGGCGAAATTGTTTCACTCACCCTAACTCCCACCCTTGAGCAATCTGAGCTGGATATCCTCTTAGATGACGATGAATACAGAGAACGTTATAAAGTGGGAATTATTCCTGCCACGACTCGTGAGGCAGCTGGATTTTTCGAAGCTGCTACCCTTGGTGTGCAGCAAGTTTTATTTATCAGTGAACTAACACTCAAGGGGCTCTATGGAATGATCAAGGGAAGGCTCTCGACTGATAGCATATCAGGTCCCCTGTATATTTTTAAGCATGGTGCTGATGCTGCCCAGAGTGGAATAGACCGTCTTATCGACTTCATGGTGTTTCTCAGTGTGAGCTTAGCGCTCTTAAATCTGCTGCCAATTCCTGTGCTTGATGGTGGCCATCTGGTCTTCTTTACCATTGAAGCTATCAAAGGTTCACCAGTAAGTATGCGACTACAACAAATTGCGACGCAGATTGGGATGCTTTTTCTTCTGGGTCTTATGTTATTTGCAGTATCAAATGATATTAAAAAGCTATTCGGGTAG
- a CDS encoding UMP kinase, whose product MSSPIFNRILLKLSGEILAGEQGFGIDPSVVLQLVSEIKVVSDLGVQVGIVIGGGNIIRGAQAGAQGMDRASGDYMGMLATAMNALALQDSLEQAGVDTRVLSAIEMRQIAEPYIRRRAVRHLEKNRVVIFACGTGNPYFTTDTAASLRAMEISADILLKGTKVGKVYDSDPVTNPQATPYDQISHLEVLQKQLKVMDAAAISLCMDNNLPLVVFNINTADNLRKVVLGEKVGTVVGEIAHKRSE is encoded by the coding sequence ATGAGCTCACCAATATTTAACAGAATACTCCTCAAACTCTCTGGAGAAATTCTTGCTGGTGAGCAGGGCTTTGGTATCGACCCATCGGTAGTTCTTCAGTTGGTCAGTGAGATCAAAGTCGTTTCAGACTTGGGCGTTCAAGTTGGAATTGTCATAGGCGGCGGAAATATCATCCGAGGTGCTCAGGCTGGAGCTCAAGGCATGGATCGGGCCTCTGGTGATTACATGGGCATGCTAGCAACAGCCATGAATGCACTGGCTCTGCAAGATAGTCTAGAGCAAGCAGGGGTGGATACCCGAGTGCTCTCTGCTATAGAGATGCGACAGATAGCAGAGCCATATATCCGCAGAAGAGCAGTTCGACATCTCGAAAAAAATAGAGTTGTAATCTTTGCTTGTGGCACAGGGAACCCGTACTTCACCACAGATACAGCTGCAAGCTTACGTGCCATGGAAATTAGTGCCGATATTCTTTTGAAAGGTACGAAGGTAGGTAAGGTATATGACTCGGACCCAGTGACCAATCCGCAGGCAACTCCATATGATCAGATATCTCACCTAGAGGTCCTTCAGAAACAATTGAAGGTAATGGACGCTGCCGCTATTTCACTGTGTATGGATAATAATCTTCCGCTCGTCGTTTTTAATATCAACACTGCTGATAACCTCCGCAAAGTTGTACTGGGCGAAAAGGTAGGAACAGTTGTTGGAGAGATAGCGCATAAACGAAGCGAATAA
- the rho gene encoding transcription termination factor Rho, translated as MNLSELKGLKSEELVKLAGEFEITNANTLRRQELIFSILTAQSETNGNIYGDGVLECLPDGFGFLRSPNDNYLPGSDDIYVSPNQIRRFGLRTGDTVEGQIRPPREKEGERYFALLKVKSVNRDSTDALKSKIHFDNLTPLYPDERLKLETKTTQKDFSQRIIDLFCPIGKGQRGLIVAPPRTGKTVLLQRIANAITENHPECVLIVLLIDERPEEVTDMSRSVKGEVVSSTFDEPAQRHVQVAEMVIEKARRLVEHKKDVVILLDSITRLARAYNTVVPPSGKILSGGVDSNALHKPKRFFGAARNVEEGGSLTIIGTALIETGSRMDEVIFEEFKGTGNMELVLDRKLADRRVYPAVDLNRSGTRKEDLLLEPDVLQKIWLLRKVLNPLNTIEAMEWLISKMDGTKSNKDFLEMMKGG; from the coding sequence ATGAACCTAAGTGAACTGAAAGGGTTAAAGTCAGAAGAACTCGTCAAACTTGCAGGTGAGTTTGAAATTACAAACGCAAACACCTTGAGACGACAGGAACTCATATTTTCCATCTTAACCGCGCAATCCGAAACAAACGGTAATATTTATGGAGATGGTGTTCTCGAATGTTTACCTGATGGCTTTGGCTTTCTCCGCTCTCCAAATGACAACTATCTTCCCGGCTCCGACGATATCTACGTATCACCGAATCAGATTCGACGATTCGGCCTTAGAACAGGAGATACTGTCGAGGGGCAAATACGTCCTCCAAGAGAGAAAGAAGGGGAGCGTTATTTTGCTCTCTTGAAGGTAAAATCGGTAAACCGTGACTCCACTGACGCTTTAAAAAGTAAGATTCACTTCGACAACCTCACACCGCTTTATCCTGACGAGCGACTGAAGCTCGAAACAAAAACAACTCAGAAAGACTTCTCCCAGAGAATCATCGACCTCTTCTGTCCAATCGGCAAAGGTCAGAGAGGACTGATTGTTGCCCCTCCTAGAACGGGAAAGACCGTTCTTTTACAACGAATTGCAAATGCTATCACTGAGAATCATCCAGAATGCGTACTCATCGTTCTGCTGATCGATGAACGTCCAGAAGAGGTAACTGATATGTCTCGTTCTGTTAAAGGCGAGGTCGTTAGCTCCACCTTTGATGAGCCAGCGCAGAGGCACGTACAGGTTGCCGAAATGGTAATTGAGAAGGCACGACGTTTAGTTGAACACAAAAAAGATGTCGTTATTCTTCTTGACTCGATCACGCGCCTAGCCCGTGCATATAACACCGTGGTACCACCTAGCGGAAAAATCTTATCGGGAGGAGTTGATTCAAATGCTCTTCATAAACCAAAGCGCTTCTTTGGTGCCGCTCGTAACGTAGAGGAAGGAGGAAGCTTAACGATCATTGGGACTGCGCTTATTGAAACTGGCTCTAGAATGGATGAAGTCATCTTTGAAGAATTCAAAGGAACTGGAAACATGGAGCTTGTCTTAGACAGAAAGCTCGCTGACCGAAGGGTCTATCCAGCCGTCGATCTGAATCGGTCTGGTACGCGAAAAGAAGATCTCCTCTTGGAACCAGATGTGTTGCAAAAGATCTGGTTACTCAGAAAAGTCCTCAATCCGCTGAACACCATTGAGGCAATGGAGTGGCTAATCAGTAAAATGGATGGAACCAAGAGTAATAAAGATTTCTTAGAAATGATGAAGGGAGGCTGA
- a CDS encoding 1-deoxy-D-xylulose-5-phosphate reductoisomerase: MLVPSQPPDNSSIAQLKRVALFGSTGSIGKTSLSVLRQSPEHEVIGLFANSSVELFVEQVREFKPRFAGLADHAANKVAKAALGNDYQGEWLESENEFITFATSNHYDIHIGAIVGIEGIFTALPAYKSGKRVALANKEALVVGGGFFRDALKESHCGTLLPVDSEHSSLFRLIQCIPQNSIAKIGLTASGGPFFRTPLQELEAVSVEDALAHPTWKMGKRISLDSATLMNKAFELIEAKWLFDVAPENISVKIHPQSILHGFIECSDGSQFFHGSPPDMALPITYALHYPGISPIVMPPFVEGALELLACDEERFSAIRLGRQVAKQEEEAGIALRFYTANEVAADAFLERKLPFTGIVSFIEEALMRNCIAPLRQPEDLRTLLNEERIQLKEWLVDFSRRCNK; the protein is encoded by the coding sequence ATGCTTGTTCCATCGCAACCGCCAGATAATTCAAGCATCGCTCAGCTCAAACGCGTTGCACTCTTTGGCTCAACGGGATCAATCGGAAAGACATCACTATCCGTTCTGAGACAATCGCCAGAACATGAAGTGATTGGCCTGTTTGCAAATAGTTCAGTGGAACTCTTTGTCGAGCAAGTCCGTGAATTCAAACCTCGATTTGCAGGTCTAGCGGATCATGCAGCAAACAAAGTAGCGAAAGCCGCTCTTGGTAACGATTACCAGGGGGAGTGGCTTGAATCAGAAAATGAGTTTATCACCTTCGCGACCTCAAACCACTACGACATTCATATCGGTGCTATCGTTGGGATAGAGGGGATTTTTACAGCTCTACCAGCCTATAAGAGCGGGAAGCGGGTAGCCTTAGCAAATAAAGAAGCACTCGTGGTAGGAGGAGGATTTTTCCGTGATGCATTAAAAGAGAGCCACTGCGGAACCTTACTTCCAGTAGATTCCGAACACAGCTCACTTTTTCGACTTATTCAGTGTATACCTCAAAATTCTATTGCCAAGATTGGATTAACTGCTTCAGGAGGACCATTTTTCCGAACTCCTCTTCAGGAGCTCGAGGCAGTCTCCGTTGAAGATGCGCTTGCTCATCCGACGTGGAAAATGGGGAAGCGCATATCCCTCGACTCAGCTACCCTTATGAATAAAGCCTTTGAACTTATTGAAGCAAAGTGGTTGTTTGATGTAGCTCCTGAGAATATATCCGTAAAGATCCATCCACAAAGCATTCTCCATGGCTTCATAGAATGTAGTGATGGTAGTCAGTTCTTTCATGGCTCGCCACCTGATATGGCACTTCCAATTACCTATGCACTGCATTATCCGGGCATTTCTCCGATCGTCATGCCCCCTTTTGTTGAAGGAGCACTTGAACTTTTGGCATGTGATGAGGAACGCTTTTCAGCTATTCGACTAGGGCGCCAGGTTGCAAAGCAAGAAGAGGAGGCTGGAATCGCGTTGCGCTTCTACACGGCAAATGAAGTTGCGGCTGATGCCTTCCTGGAAAGAAAGCTACCATTTACTGGAATTGTTTCCTTTATTGAAGAAGCCTTGATGCGAAATTGCATTGCTCCACTGAGGCAGCCAGAAGACTTGCGGACTCTATTAAACGAAGAAAGAATACAACTGAAAGAGTGGTTAGTAGACTTTTCAAGAAGGTGCAACAAATAA
- a CDS encoding isoprenyl transferase, whose amino-acid sequence MSCSRRRKTKYLRCKNLENGSSSPPLSATSTLHMDGIPRHVAIIMDGNGRWAEQRGAQRVKGHEAGVHSVRRVLEESRKYGIRYVTLYAFSSENWNRPQDEVNALMSLFAEYLVKERQALLDQNIRMRSIGDRSRLPDDVCSKLEALEHDTKHCEGMDLILAISYGGRDEILRASRRFMQEVIEGSLSVEELNDENFAQCLDTAGIPDPDLLIRTSGEYRISNFLLWQLAYTEILVTETLWPDFSREEFASCLSAYAKRDRRYGRTTIDSHVIAASDSA is encoded by the coding sequence ATGAGCTGCTCCAGAAGAAGGAAAACGAAGTACTTGAGGTGTAAGAATTTGGAAAACGGCTCCAGCTCACCACCTTTATCCGCTACCAGCACGCTGCATATGGATGGCATTCCTAGACACGTGGCAATCATCATGGATGGAAATGGTCGCTGGGCTGAGCAACGAGGTGCCCAAAGAGTGAAGGGGCATGAAGCTGGCGTACACTCCGTACGAAGAGTGCTCGAAGAGTCTAGAAAGTACGGCATCCGTTACGTCACTTTGTATGCCTTTTCTAGTGAGAACTGGAATAGACCACAAGACGAAGTCAATGCCCTCATGAGCCTTTTTGCTGAATATTTAGTAAAAGAGCGCCAGGCTCTACTCGATCAGAATATTCGAATGCGTTCGATCGGTGACCGTTCCCGCTTGCCAGATGATGTCTGCTCAAAGCTCGAGGCGCTGGAACATGACACGAAGCACTGCGAGGGAATGGATCTGATTCTTGCGATTTCGTATGGAGGTCGCGACGAGATTCTCCGTGCCTCACGTCGATTTATGCAAGAGGTGATAGAAGGCTCTCTTTCTGTCGAGGAACTTAATGACGAGAACTTTGCTCAATGTCTGGATACAGCAGGTATTCCTGATCCGGATCTCCTCATCAGAACTAGCGGTGAGTATAGAATTTCTAACTTTCTCCTCTGGCAACTGGCGTATACAGAAATTTTGGTAACAGAGACACTCTGGCCAGATTTCTCTCGAGAGGAGTTCGCCTCCTGCTTGAGTGCTTATGCGAAAAGAGATCGACGCTATGGGAGGACAACGATAGACAGTCACGTCATAGCAGCGAGTGATAGCGCTTAG